A single genomic interval of Canis lupus dingo isolate Sandy chromosome 6, ASM325472v2, whole genome shotgun sequence harbors:
- the THOC6 gene encoding THO complex subunit 6 homolog, translating to MERAVPHAVPLGQMEVFQALQRLHMTIFSQSVSPCGKFLAAGNNYGQIAIFSLSAALSSEAKEESKKPVVTFQAHDGPVYSMVSTDRHLLSAGDGEVKAWLWAEILKKGCKELWRRQPPYRTSLEVPEINALLLVPKENSLILAGGDCQLHTMDLETGTFTRALRGHTDYVHCLALRERSPEVLSGGEDGAVRLWDLRTAKEVQTIEVYKHEECSRPHNGRWISCLATDSDWMVCGGGPALTLWHLRSSTPTTIFPIRVPQKHVTFYQDLILSAGQGRCVNQWQLSGELKAQVPGSSPGLLSLSLNQQPAAPECKVLTAAGNSSRVDVFTNLGYRAFSLSF from the exons ATGGAGCGCGCTGTGCCACACGCGGTACCTCTGGGTCAG ATGGAAGTGTTTCAGGCTCTGCAGCGGCTCCACATGACCATTTTTTCCCAGAGTGTCTCCCCCTGCGGGAAGTTCCTGGCAGCTGGCAACAATTACGGGCAGATAGCCATCTTCAG CTTGTCTGCTGCTCTGAGTTCTGAGgccaaagaagaaagtaagaagcCAGTGGTGACATTCCAAG CCCATGATGGACCGGTCTACAGCATGGTCTCCACAGATCGACATCTGCTCAGTGCTGGGGATGGGGAAGTGAAGGCCTGGCTTTGGGCAGAGATCCTCAAGAAG GGTTGTAAGGAGCTGTGGCGGCGTCAGCCCCCATACAG GACCAGCCTAGAAGTGCCTGAGATCAATGCTTTGCTTCTCGTCCCCAAG GAGAATTCTCTCATCCTGGCAGGGGGAGACTGTCAGTTGCATACAATGGACCTTGAGACTGGGACCTTCACA CGGGCCCTCCGGGGCCACACAGACTATGTCCACTGCCTGGCGCTGCGGGAGCGGAGTCCCGAGGTGCTGTCAGGTGGAGAGGATGGAGCTGTGCGACTTTGGG ACCTCCGCACAGCCAAGGAAGTCCAGACCATCGAGGTATATAAGCATGAG GAGTGCTCGAGGCCACACAATGGGCGTTGGATCAGCTGTTTGGCAACTGACTCAGACTGGATG GTCTGCGGAGGAGGCCCAGCGCTCACCCTCTGGCACCTCCGATCCTCCACACCCACGACTATTTTCCCCATACGGGTGCCACAGAAACATGTTACCTTCTACCAGGACCTG atTCTGTCAGCTGGCCAGGGCCGCTGTGTCAACCAGTGgcagctgagtggggagctcaaGGCGCAGGTGCCTGGCTCCTCCCCAGGGCTGCTTAGCCTTAGTCTCAACCAGCAGCCAGCAGCACCCGAGTGCAAG GTCCTGACAGCCGCAGGTAACAGCTCCCGAGTGGATGTTTTCACCAATCTCGGCTACCGCgccttctccctgtccttctga
- the BICDL2 gene encoding BICD family-like cargo adapter 2 — MSSPQGPSFLSGLLSGGASPSGNEGFFPFVLERRDSFLGGGPGPEEPEDLALQLQQKEKDVLLAAELGKMLLERNEELQRQLETLSTQHAEREERLQQENHELRQGLAARGAEWEARAVELEGDVEALRAQLGEQRSEQQDSGRERARALTELSEQNLRLSQQLAQASQTEQELQRELDGLRGQCQAQVLAGAELRMRLESLQGENQMLQSRRQDLEAQIRDLREEVEKGQGRLQATHEELLLLRREKREHSLELERARCEAGEALRALRGLQRRVSELEEESRLRDADLSGASLQSELAHSLDSGQDPKADARGAAPNTPSPEIQEAFSHQPSPQEESLEPPKKRASLRPGDILEEKEAEVAGLQDEVALQRAELQSLREELQRQKELRTHGDPDEALSGALSDRDEAVNKALELSLELGRVSLERDSLSRELLRTIRQKVALTQELEAWQDDMQVVIGQQLRSQRQKELSAAGAVPRRAAPRFSLRLGPGPAGGFLSNLFRRT, encoded by the exons ATGAGCTCCCCCCAAGGACCAAGCTTCCTGTCGGGGCTGCTCTCAGGAGGTGCCTCCCCCAGTGGCAATGAGGGCTTCTTCCCCTTTGTGCTGGAAAGGAGGGACTCCTTCCTGGGAGGGGGCCCAGGGCCAGAGGAGCCTGAGGACCTGGCCCTACAGctgcagcagaaggagaaggatgtGCTGTTGGCCGCGGAGCTTGGCAAGATGCTTCTGGAGCGCAATGAGGAGCTACAGCGGCAGCTGGAGACACTGAGCACCCAGCACGCTGAGCGTGAGGAA CGGCTGCAGCAGGAGAACCATGAGCTCCGCCAGGGCCTGGCAGCCCGGGGAGCCGAGTGGGAGGCCAGAGCGGTGGAGCTGGAGGGGGACGTGGAGGCCCTGCGGGCCCAGCTCGGGGAGCAGCGTTCAGAGCAGCAGGACAGCGGGCGTGAGCGGGCACGGGCCCTCACTGAACTCAGCGAGCAGAACCTCCGGCTCAGCCAGCAGCTCGCCCAG GCCTCCCAGACTGAGCAGGAACTTCAGAGGGAACTGGATGGCCTTCGGGGGCAGTGCCAGGCTCAGGTCCTGGCAGGAGCAGAGCTGAGGATGCGGCTGGAGAGTCTGCAAGGGGAG AACCAGATGCTGCAGAGCCGCCGGCAGGACCTGGAGGCCCAGATCCGGGACCTGCGCGAGGAGGTGGAGAAGGGCCAGGGCAGGCTACAGGCAACCCATGaagagctgctgctgctgaggcGCGAGAAGCGAGAGCATAGCCTGGAG CTGGAGCGCGCGCGCTGCGAGGCGGGGGAGGCGTTGAGAGCGCTGCGGGGGCTGCAGAGGCGCGTCTCGGAGCTGGAGGAGGAGTCGCGCCTTCGGGACGCCGACTTGTCGGGAGCCTCACTGCAGTCGGAGCTGGCTCACAGCCTCGACAGCGGCCAGGACCCGAAGGCTGACGCCCGCGGAGCTGCCCCG AACACTCCGTCCCCCGAGATCCAAGAAGCGTTCAGCCACCAGCCTTCGCCCCAAGAGGAGAGCTTGGAGCCTCCCAAGAAGCGAGCATCCCTGAGGCCAGGGGATATACTAGAGGAGAAGGAGGCCGAAGTGGCCGGGCTTCAGGATGAG GTCGCGCTGCAGCGGGCAGAGCTACAGTCTCTGCGGGAGGAGCTGCAAAGGCAGAAGGAGCTGCGGACGCATGGCGACCCCGACGAGGCCCTCAGCGGCGCCCTCTCGGACCGGGACGAAGCTGTGAACAA GGCGCTGGAACTGTCCCTGGAGCTCGGCCGCGTCTCTCTGGAGCGGGACTCGCTCTCCCGGGAGCTGCTTCGCACTATCCGCCAGAAGGTGGCGCTGACGCAAGAGCTGGAGGCCTGGCag GACGACATGCAGGTGGTGATCGGCCAGCAGCTGCGCTCCCAACGACAGAAGGAGCTAAGTGCGGCGGGAGCCGtcccgcgccgcgccgccccgcgctTCTCGCTGCGCCTGGGTCCTGGGCCCGCCGGCGGCTTCCTAAGCAACCTCTTCCGAAGGACCTGA